A DNA window from Camelina sativa cultivar DH55 chromosome 17, Cs, whole genome shotgun sequence contains the following coding sequences:
- the LOC104758948 gene encoding tropinone reductase homolog At2g30670-like, with protein sequence MDKRWSLEGMTALVTGGASGIGHAIVEELASFGARIHVCDISGTLLNQSLSEWENKGFQVNGSICDVSSHSERETLMQTVSKLFDGKLNILVNNVGLTRPKPTIEYVADDFSFHISTNLESAYHLSQLSHPLLKASEYGSIIFISSVGGVVSMECGSIYSLTKGALNQLAKTLACEWARDGIRTNSVAPNFIYTAMSQPALEDAGYKNSLFSRTPLGRAGEPKEVASLVAFLCLPAASYITGQIICVDGGLTVNGFSYKPHA encoded by the exons ATGGATAAAAGATGGAGTCTTGAAGGTATGACAGCTCTTGTAACTGGTGGAGCCAGCGGAATCGG GCATGCTATAGTAGAGGAGCTAGCTAGTTTTGGAGCCAGAATCCATGTATGCGATATATCTGGAACACTGCTCAATCAAAGTTTAAGCGAATGGGAAAATAAAGGGTTTCAAGTGAATGGTTCAATCTGTGATGTATCCTCTCATTCCGAGAGGGAAACACTTATGCAAACCGTCTCAAAGTTGTTTGATGGCAAGCTGAACATTCTT GTGAACAACGTTGGTTTAACTCGTCCAAAGCCAACAATAGAATATGTGGCAGACGATTTCTCGTTCCATATTTCAACAAACCTGGAATCTGCTTATCATCTTAGCCAACTTTCACATCCTCTCCTTAAAGCTTCTGAGTATGGAAGTATCATCTTTATTTCTTCTGTTGGAGGAGTTGTATCAATGGAGTGCGGATCCATTTATAGTTTAACGAAAG GAGCTTTGAATCAACTGGCAAAAACTTTGGCGTGTGAATGGGCAAGAGATGGCATACGAACGAACTCTGTTgctcctaattttatttatactgCAATGTCTCAACCT GCTTTGGAAGACGCCGGTTACAAGAACAGTTTGTTTAGTAGAACTCCACTTGGTCGCGCTGGAGAGCCAAAAGAGGTTGCATCGCTTGTGGCTTTTCTCTGTCTACCTGCAGCTTCATATATTACTGGTCAAATCATCTGTGTGGATGGAGGTCTCACTGTCAATGGTTTCTCGTATAAGCCACATGCTTGA